From the Deinococcus aestuarii genome, the window ACCTGCGCGCCCCCGGCATGAGCCTGTGGAAGATGCCGATCTTTTGCTGGAGCATCTTCGCCACGAGCATCCTCCAGCTGGTCAGCCTGGGCGGACTGACGGCCGCCGCGCTCGTCGTGTACCTCGAACTCAAGCTGGGCATCAGCATGTTCAACCCCGGCATCGGGGGCTCGCCGATCTTGCAGCAGCAGTTTTTCTGGTTCTACTCGCACCCCGCCGTGTACGTGATGCTGCTGCCCTACCTCGGGATCGGCGCCGAGATCGCCTCCACGATGGCCCGCAAGCCGCTGTTCGGCTACCGGGTGATGGTGTACTCGCTGCTCGGCATCGTGCTCGTCAGCCTGCTGGTGTGGGTCCACCACCTCTTCGCGGTAGGACTGCCCGAAGCGTGGCAGATCGCCTTCGCCGTCGCTACCCTGATCGTGGCCGTGCCGACGGGCGTCAAGATCTTCAACCTGATCGGCACCCTGTGGGGCGGGCGCATCCTGATGAAGACGCCGACCTACTGGCTGGTGGGCTTCATCTTCAACTTCCTGATTGGCGGAATCACGGGCGTGTCCCTGGGAATGGTGCCCTTCGACTACCAGGTCACGATGAGCTACTACGTCGTGGCGCACTTCCACAACGTGATGATGTTCGGCACGGCGTTCCTGGCCTTCGGCGGCCTGTACTACTGGTGGCCGAAGATGACGGGCCGCTTCATGGACGAGCGGATCGGGCTGTGGCACTTCTGGCTGTTCATGATCGGCTCGTGGCTGACCTTCCTGCCGCAGTACGTGCTGGGCCTGATGGGCATGCCCCGGCGCTACTACACCTACCCGGCGGGCAACTGGACCTGGACCGAGCTGAACTTCCTCTCCACCCTGGGCGCCCTGACCCTGCTCGCGGGCGGCGTCGTGTTCGTGTGGAACATGCTTCAGAGCATGCGGCGGCCCATCACGGCTTCTCCCAACCCCTGGGGCGGCTTCACGCTGGAGTGGACGGCGGCCTCGCCTCCCGCCGCGTACAACTTCGCGCACGAATTCCCCACCACCTTCCCCACCGAGCGCCCGCTCTACGACTGGGAGAAGAACGGCGACAAGCTCACGCCGGTCGATCCGCGGTCGATCCACCTGCCGGTCGATTCGATCTGGCCCTTCATGACGGCCCTCAGCCTGCTGCTGATGGGGTACGGCTTCTCGTTCGGGTGGTTCACCAACTTCACGGTGACGGGCGGCCTGGAGCCCTTCTTCGACGCGGGGCTGGGGCACGTGATCGCCAGCCTGGTGCTGTACGCCTCCCTGCCGCTGTTCTTCTGGTCGCTGTTCAAGTGGGCCGGGACGCGCGAGTACGCCGTGCCCGTCGAGCACCACCACCTGACCAAGTACGACAACGGCTTCATGGGGATGGCGTGGTTCATCATCTCGGAAGTCAGCCTCTTCGGCGTCCTGATCGGCGGCTACGTGTACCTGCGCATCATCGGGGCCGCCGAGCCGCCCGCCCTGCGCCCCAACATCTGGCTCGCGGCGCTGAACACCTTGATTCTGGTGTCGTCCTCCTTCGTGATCCACAAGGCCGAACAGGACCACCACCACGGGCGCTACACCTGGTTCCGGCTGGGGCTGTTCATCACCCTGCTGCTGGGCGTGATCTTCATGCTCTTCCAGGTCTACGAGTTCACGCTCTTCGGGGTGGAGAGCGACTGGCGCCAGAACCTGTGGCAGTCGTGCTTCTTTACCATCGTCGGCCTGCACGGCCTGCACATCCTGATCGGCGGCACCGGCGTCGCCCTGCCGTACTACCAGGCGCTGACCGGCAAGATGGACAAGTACAACCACGGCTCGCTCACCGCCGCCAGCCTGTACTGGCACCTGGTGGACGTGGTGTGGCTGTTCATCGTGGCGATCTTCTACGCGTGGTGAGGTAGCGGGGAAGCGGTCAGCAATCAGCTTTCAGCCATCAGGGGTGGGGACGTGACGAGCGTTCCCACCCCTC encodes:
- a CDS encoding cbb3-type cytochrome c oxidase subunit I is translated as MTVQQAPQTTATVRRGAWEVIKDYMMTTDHKKIGLLYIITSIFGFALAGLLAVAIRLQLALPDQTLLVGNSYNQVLTVHAVVMLFFFLIPIGLFGFGNFFLPLQLGVRDVALPRVNTFAVWLFIFSLVLVISAMWNGGVPGVGWTFPYPLVVDGNQTGATVFMVAIILNGLGSLLGSANFAATIVNLRAPGMSLWKMPIFCWSIFATSILQLVSLGGLTAAALVVYLELKLGISMFNPGIGGSPILQQQFFWFYSHPAVYVMLLPYLGIGAEIASTMARKPLFGYRVMVYSLLGIVLVSLLVWVHHLFAVGLPEAWQIAFAVATLIVAVPTGVKIFNLIGTLWGGRILMKTPTYWLVGFIFNFLIGGITGVSLGMVPFDYQVTMSYYVVAHFHNVMMFGTAFLAFGGLYYWWPKMTGRFMDERIGLWHFWLFMIGSWLTFLPQYVLGLMGMPRRYYTYPAGNWTWTELNFLSTLGALTLLAGGVVFVWNMLQSMRRPITASPNPWGGFTLEWTAASPPAAYNFAHEFPTTFPTERPLYDWEKNGDKLTPVDPRSIHLPVDSIWPFMTALSLLLMGYGFSFGWFTNFTVTGGLEPFFDAGLGHVIASLVLYASLPLFFWSLFKWAGTREYAVPVEHHHLTKYDNGFMGMAWFIISEVSLFGVLIGGYVYLRIIGAAEPPALRPNIWLAALNTLILVSSSFVIHKAEQDHHHGRYTWFRLGLFITLLLGVIFMLFQVYEFTLFGVESDWRQNLWQSCFFTIVGLHGLHILIGGTGVALPYYQALTGKMDKYNHGSLTAASLYWHLVDVVWLFIVAIFYAW